One segment of Anser cygnoides isolate HZ-2024a breed goose chromosome 5, Taihu_goose_T2T_genome, whole genome shotgun sequence DNA contains the following:
- the CHGA gene encoding chromogranin-A: MEGLEPDSPWPGSRGGSGLGEPGVRLLLAARARLGAGCLRGEGRGERRRLPPDAISEGLPYITEPLLQCPPGILSQGAAGGRQGAALPSAPAGTLLARAGPLPPPAPLRPAPHSAMGPALALLLLAVPALSLPVTNDMNKGDTKVMKCIVEVISDTLSKPNPLPISEECLETLRGDERIISILRHQNLLKELQEIAAQGANERTQQQKKNNGFEDELSEVLESQNDENKQRDAAWQHPEEEQPTESLAELPAQKTQQKEDLRKEGKNRLEEREPRPRDADPGEKEDQEEAESNEIRDTEDAQGEEALENHISKDPSEDELQPREDEEEQPGGPRDSLEMEEEGEQPSRQGQEQSKEAVGKRMEREDDGEDALAEEDPTEAERSLVLAEEDVGAEELQGEDSNDDALGFGKDGQSSEEEEEQQPRALRRGRHRLEDEGMQADEDTFQPRDAKSEEMEDESSREWEDSKRWNKMDELAKQLTSKKRMEENDSGEDPDRSMKMAFRSHKYDFSSPEEGVRRSRKHHSKEDSSEGGFPLAPMPEEKKDEEGSANRRTEDQELESLAAIEAELERVAHKLHELRRG; this comes from the exons ATGGAGGGACTGGAGCCTGACAGCCCTTGGCCTGGCAgccggggggggtcggggctgggggagcccggTGTGCGGCTCCTCCTCGCTGCCCGGGCACGGCTGGGGGCCGGCTGCCTgcgaggggagggcaggggggagaggaggcggCTTCCTCCTGACGCCATTTCCGAGGGGCTGCCATATATAACCGAGCCGCTGCTGCAGTGCCCGCCTGGGATCCTCAGCCAGGGCGCCgccgggggcaggcagggcgccGCGCTCCCCTCAGCACCCGCCGGGACCCTCCTCGCCAGGGCCGGGCCGCTcccgccgcctgccccgctccgccccgccccgcACAGCGCCATGGGCCCAGCGCTcgccctcctgctgctggccgtgCCCG CTCTCTCCCTTCCCGTGACGAACGACATGAATAAAGGGGACACCAAG GTGATGAAGTGCATCGTAGAGGTCATCTCTGATACTTTATCGAAGCCAAACCCACTGCCAATCAGTGAGGAATGCCTGGAAACACTCCGAGGAG ATGAACGAATCATTTCGATCCTTCGCCACCAAAATTTACTGAAGGAACTCCAGGAAATAGCTGCTCAAG GTGCCAATGAGAGGactcagcagcagaagaaaaacaatggcTTTGAAGATGAACTTTCTGAAGTCCTTGAAAGTCAGAATGATGAGAACAAGCAAAGAG ATGCAGCGTGGCAGCACCCCGAGGAGGAGCAGCCCACGGAGTCCCTGGCTGAGCTACCAGCACAGAAAACCCAGCAAAAAGAAGATTTgagaaaggaggggaagaacaggctggaggagagggagcCCAGGCCACGGGATGCTGACCCTGGTGAGAAGGAGGAccaggaggaagcagagagcaatgagatCAGGGACACGGAGGATGCCCAGGGAGAAGAAGCTTTGGAAAACCACATCAGCAAAGATCCGAGTGAGGATGAGCTGCAGCCCCGAGAGGATGAAGAGGAGCAGCCCGGAGGCCCCAGGGACAGCCtggagatggaggaggagggagagcagccttccaggcagggccaggagcagagcaagGAGGCAGTGGGGAAGCGCATGGAGCGGGAGGACGACGGAGAAGATGCTCTGGCAGAGGAGGACCCTACTGAAGCAGAGAGGTCGCTTGTCTTGGCTGAGGAGGATGTGGgggctgaggagctgcagggagaggacA GTAATGACGATGCTCTGGGATTTGGCAAAGATGGGCAGAgctctgaggaggaggaggagcagcagccacGTGCACTGAGACGAGGAAGGCATCGCCTGGAGGATGAGGGGATGCAGGCGGATGAGGACACCTTCCAGCCCAGGGATGCCAAAAGCGAGGAAATGGAGGACGAGTCCTCCAGGGAGTGGGAAGACTCCAAGAGGTGGAACAAAATGGATGAGCTGGCCAAGCAGCTGACATCGAAGAAGCGCATGGAGGAAAACGACAGTGGAGAAGACCCAGACAGGTCCATGAAAATGGCATTCAGGTCCCACAAGTACGACTTCAGCAGCCCAGAGGAAGGTGTGAGAAGGTCACGGAAGCATCACTCGAAGGAGGACAGCAGTGAGGGAGGCTTTCCACTTGCTCCCatgcctgaagaaaagaaggacgAGGAAGGCAGTGCTAACAGGAGAACAGAG GACCAGGAGCTGGAGAGCCTGGCGGCCATCGAGGCCGAGCTGGAGCGCGTGGCCCACAAGCTGCACGAGCTGAGGCGGGGCTGA